In a single window of the Paenibacillus sp. MMS20-IR301 genome:
- a CDS encoding oligopeptide/dipeptide ABC transporter ATP-binding protein, whose translation MTNETATKPVTEHKVSSEVLVEVKDIKKYFPITKGLLNRTVGQVKAVDGVNLTIRKGETFGLVGESGCGKSTFGRVLLRLQGATGGEVLYKGKDIHSIGTGEMRKLREEMQIIFQDPFGSLNPRFLVRDIIGEPLRIHRSMSAKEIDDRVVELMELVGLDASRRNRYPHEFSGGQRQRIGIARAIALNPQFIVADEAVSALDVSVQSQVINLLMKLQKELGLTFLFIAHGLNVVRHISDRVGVMYLGKLVEVAETEELFAAPLHPYSAALLSAIPKPSPRRKQERIVLEGDVPSPANPPSGCRFHTRCPFVQDKCRSVEPLLEEILPGRQAACHFPLIKGS comes from the coding sequence ATGACGAATGAAACAGCAACCAAACCGGTTACAGAGCATAAGGTATCTTCTGAAGTGCTGGTGGAGGTTAAGGATATCAAGAAGTATTTCCCGATAACCAAGGGACTGCTTAACCGGACCGTTGGTCAGGTTAAGGCTGTGGACGGTGTGAATCTAACCATCCGCAAAGGAGAGACCTTCGGACTGGTAGGGGAATCAGGCTGCGGCAAATCAACATTCGGGCGGGTACTGCTCCGGCTGCAAGGGGCTACCGGCGGCGAGGTGCTATACAAGGGTAAGGATATCCATTCTATCGGCACAGGTGAGATGCGCAAGCTGCGTGAAGAGATGCAGATTATATTCCAGGACCCGTTCGGCTCCCTGAATCCGCGCTTCCTCGTCAGGGATATTATTGGTGAACCGCTGCGCATTCACCGCAGCATGTCGGCCAAGGAGATCGATGACAGAGTAGTTGAGCTGATGGAGCTGGTGGGTCTGGATGCCAGCCGCCGGAACCGTTACCCGCATGAATTCTCCGGCGGACAACGCCAGCGGATCGGCATCGCCCGGGCGATTGCCCTGAACCCGCAGTTCATCGTAGCCGATGAAGCGGTATCCGCACTGGACGTATCGGTACAGTCCCAGGTAATCAACCTGCTCATGAAGCTGCAGAAGGAGCTTGGGTTAACCTTCCTGTTCATCGCGCACGGCCTGAATGTGGTCCGGCATATTTCGGACCGTGTTGGAGTCATGTACTTGGGCAAGCTGGTGGAAGTGGCGGAGACAGAAGAGCTGTTCGCAGCACCGCTGCATCCGTACAGCGCTGCCCTGCTCTCGGCGATTCCGAAGCCATCCCCAAGACGCAAGCAGGAGCGTATTGTGCTGGAGGGCGATGTGCCTTCCCCGGCCAATCCGCCATCCGGCTGCCGGTTCCATACCCGGTGCCCGTTTGTCCAGGATAAGTGCCGCTCTGTGGAGCCGCTGCTGGAGGAGATTCTGCCGGGCCGTCAGGCGGCCTGCCACTTCCCGCTCATTAAGGGCTCCTGA
- a CDS encoding ABC transporter ATP-binding protein, with amino-acid sequence MAEKLLEIRKLTAGFATEKGLLKATDGISISIAKGQTVCIVGESGSGKSVTSLAIMRLIDYAGGMVIDGNIDFHGQDLTAKSQEEMRKIRGNQIAMIFQDPMSSLNPVFTVGEQIAESLRLHQNKSDAEAMQMAVDLLRLVGIPAPEIRAKQYPHELSGGMCQRVVIAIALACKPELLIADEPTTALDVTVQAQILDLLRKLQSELGMSILLITHDMGVAAEMADRIAVMYAGAIVEEGTVEEIFDHPSHPYTIGLLQSIPGFEGGRGGELYTIRGTIPPIGQLPAGCRFNPRCPHAMDICRSQEPPDFMISDDHRTACWLFKDKPVQADYSDEVKRA; translated from the coding sequence ATGGCGGAAAAACTACTCGAAATCCGGAAGCTGACCGCCGGCTTTGCCACAGAGAAGGGTCTTCTCAAAGCAACTGACGGTATCTCCATTTCTATTGCCAAAGGCCAGACAGTTTGTATTGTCGGTGAATCCGGCAGCGGTAAAAGTGTGACCTCACTCGCAATTATGCGTTTGATTGATTATGCCGGAGGTATGGTTATCGACGGCAATATAGATTTTCACGGCCAGGATCTGACAGCAAAGAGCCAGGAAGAAATGCGCAAAATCCGTGGTAACCAGATTGCCATGATTTTTCAGGATCCGATGTCGTCGCTTAATCCGGTATTCACGGTAGGGGAGCAGATTGCGGAGAGCCTGCGGCTTCACCAGAACAAGAGTGATGCTGAAGCCATGCAGATGGCGGTTGATCTGCTTAGACTGGTTGGCATTCCTGCACCGGAAATCCGGGCGAAGCAGTATCCGCATGAGCTGTCCGGCGGAATGTGCCAGCGTGTCGTAATTGCGATCGCCCTGGCCTGTAAGCCGGAGCTGCTGATCGCCGATGAACCGACAACGGCGCTCGATGTAACGGTGCAGGCACAGATTCTGGATCTGCTGCGCAAGCTGCAGTCCGAGCTGGGGATGTCCATTCTGCTGATCACCCATGATATGGGTGTGGCCGCAGAGATGGCAGACCGCATTGCTGTAATGTATGCCGGCGCGATCGTGGAGGAAGGGACTGTAGAAGAAATCTTCGACCATCCGAGCCATCCTTATACGATAGGGCTGCTCCAGTCCATTCCAGGTTTTGAAGGGGGACGGGGAGGCGAGCTCTATACGATCCGCGGAACGATTCCTCCGATTGGCCAGCTGCCTGCGGGCTGCCGGTTCAACCCGCGTTGCCCTCATGCGATGGATATCTGCAGAAGTCAGGAGCCGCCGGATTTCATGATCTCAGATGATCACCGGACAGCCTGCTGGCTGTTCAAGGATAAGCCGGTTCAGGCGGATTACAGCGATGAGGTGAAACGCGCATGA
- a CDS encoding ABC transporter permease, producing the protein MNPMPGGTDPEIPLADSSRPPGPWSTLWKKFSRNPFAMGGLAVLLIFVLLAVFAPFLTKYRPEAIDLMFANLKPGAEGHLLGTDELGRDIFTRLLYSARISLLIGFSVAFVSVVVGSVIGAISGYFGGFVDTVFMRIVDVMNSVPTLFLNILIMALFGTKIKFMILILAFTSWMSIARLVRGTFLQLREMQYVEAAKAIGVSSWGIIFRHLLRNASFPIIVNATLMVGGAILSESALSYLGLGIQAPATSWGLMLSSAQEFMLIDPMQAVYPGFCITVVVLAVNFIGDGIRDALDPRQKVTKSRRRLEQWRKNYSKSGS; encoded by the coding sequence ATGAATCCGATGCCGGGCGGAACAGATCCGGAAATTCCGTTGGCCGATTCCAGCAGGCCTCCAGGCCCGTGGAGTACGCTGTGGAAGAAGTTCTCGCGTAACCCGTTCGCGATGGGCGGTTTAGCAGTCCTGCTTATATTTGTACTGCTGGCGGTATTCGCACCATTCTTGACCAAATACAGACCGGAAGCCATTGATCTGATGTTCGCCAATCTGAAGCCGGGGGCAGAAGGGCACCTGCTTGGGACAGATGAGCTGGGCCGTGATATCTTCACCAGACTGCTGTACAGTGCGCGGATCTCATTGCTGATCGGGTTCTCCGTGGCCTTCGTTTCCGTAGTGGTCGGATCGGTTATCGGTGCGATTTCAGGATACTTCGGCGGGTTTGTAGATACGGTATTCATGCGTATTGTAGACGTGATGAACTCTGTTCCGACCCTGTTCCTGAACATTCTGATTATGGCATTGTTTGGTACAAAGATTAAATTCATGATCCTTATCCTGGCATTTACCAGCTGGATGAGTATTGCCCGGCTCGTCCGGGGGACCTTCCTGCAGCTGCGCGAAATGCAGTATGTAGAGGCGGCCAAAGCGATCGGGGTATCCAGCTGGGGCATTATATTCCGGCATTTGCTCCGTAATGCCAGCTTCCCGATTATCGTGAATGCGACCCTGATGGTCGGCGGCGCGATCCTTAGTGAATCGGCGTTGTCTTACCTGGGGCTTGGCATCCAGGCTCCGGCAACAAGCTGGGGGCTGATGCTCAGCAGTGCCCAGGAATTCATGCTGATTGATCCGATGCAGGCTGTGTATCCGGGCTTCTGCATTACAGTTGTAGTGCTGGCAGTTAACTTTATCGGCGACGGAATCCGGGATGCCCTAGATCCCAGACAGAAAGTGACTAAATCCCGGAGGAGGCTGGAACAATGGCGGAAAAACTACTCGAAATCCGGAAGCTGA
- a CDS encoding ABC transporter permease, translated as MTEYLIRRVLQSVLVIFLITILTFLLIHAAPGGPTQVMLSPGLTPEIFEQQAKNLGLDQPIPVQYVRWIGDLLQGDLGYTFKNHIPISDLLWPRIGNTVILMGAAWLVSLLIAIPWGIYNSTKVYGLSDQTASFISYLGFAMPTFWFGILLQQQLSLKLDWFPLSDMYTRGKEGNIGDLFMHLVLPITVLALGFLASYMKYARASMLEVLDQDYIRTARAKGVKERKVIFRHALRNALIPIITILGLDLPMLVGGAALTENVFNWPGMGRWFVEMAGAREYSALMAVTIVTAVMVVIGNLLADILYVVVDPRVKLGKQGGKAA; from the coding sequence ATGACAGAATATTTGATACGCCGAGTGCTACAATCCGTACTGGTCATCTTTCTGATAACCATACTAACCTTTCTGCTAATCCATGCTGCTCCGGGCGGACCGACTCAAGTCATGCTCTCTCCGGGACTTACTCCGGAAATATTCGAACAGCAAGCGAAGAACCTTGGGCTGGATCAGCCAATTCCTGTACAGTATGTGCGCTGGATTGGCGACCTGCTGCAGGGTGATCTGGGCTACACCTTCAAGAACCATATTCCGATCTCCGATCTGCTCTGGCCGCGTATCGGCAACACTGTGATCCTGATGGGGGCGGCTTGGCTGGTATCCCTGCTGATCGCCATTCCTTGGGGGATCTATAACAGTACCAAAGTATATGGCCTGTCTGACCAGACGGCTTCATTCATTTCTTATCTGGGCTTCGCCATGCCGACATTCTGGTTCGGTATTCTGCTCCAGCAGCAGCTGTCGCTGAAGCTGGACTGGTTTCCGCTGTCGGACATGTATACCCGGGGGAAAGAAGGAAATATAGGCGACTTGTTCATGCATCTGGTGCTTCCAATTACGGTTTTGGCTCTTGGATTCCTGGCCTCTTATATGAAATATGCGCGGGCAAGCATGCTGGAAGTGCTGGATCAGGACTATATCCGTACAGCACGCGCCAAGGGCGTCAAAGAACGCAAGGTTATCTTCCGTCATGCGCTGCGCAATGCACTGATTCCGATTATTACCATACTCGGCCTTGATCTTCCGATGCTGGTGGGAGGGGCCGCACTAACAGAGAATGTATTCAACTGGCCGGGAATGGGCCGTTGGTTTGTAGAGATGGCAGGTGCGCGCGAATATTCAGCACTGATGGCTGTTACTATAGTAACGGCGGTTATGGTTGTTATCGGCAATCTCCTGGCAGATATACTGTATGTCGTAGTTGATCCCCGGGTAAAGCTCGGTAAGCAAGGGGGTAAAGCAGCATGA
- a CDS encoding peptide-binding protein: MAKKRKWWSGLLVLSLVGVLFTGCSTNNTASSPTNAPAATEAPAASAAPDATEAPAADGPVDGGTIVLSTFSDIVNINPLLVNDTASGDVAQFVFAKLYNLDRGGNVTPEDWSLAAELPVISEDGLTYTVKLKDTIKWSDGQPITADDVVYTIETGKNPETGSPLISAYDKVKTVEKVDDHTVKFTLSQIYAPFLYSLVQEIVPAHVLKDVKPTEIQTNAYGTDPAKTVTSGPWKWTAWKQGESHTLDADPNYWGTVKPHIAQIVYKIYADQNTEVQAIMKGDTDHISAIPVTQVEAVKAAGTVDIIQKPGAQYEYINFNFDGKNFPDGYGLFQGQKTRQAIAHAVNRQGMVDNILKGVGALMNAPFLPDTWADPGDAAVNYDYSADKAKALLAEDGWVAGKDGILVKDGHRFSFELQYNAGNSRREQVAAVIQQNLKDVGIEVTPKAIDFAAWIDQNVTPGKYQALLLAWSLNTPDPDAESIFSSKYFPPAGQNSGWYKNEKLDQLWIDGYSTVDQNERKEIYKEVGKEISTDLPYVFLYQYGQAIGTGPRVHWAEEDKPEPSLGYGQFFHAIKWWVTE, from the coding sequence ATGGCGAAAAAGAGAAAATGGTGGTCTGGTTTACTAGTTCTATCGTTGGTAGGGGTTTTATTTACAGGATGCAGTACTAATAACACCGCAAGTTCTCCAACCAATGCTCCGGCAGCAACTGAAGCACCAGCTGCGAGTGCAGCACCGGATGCGACTGAAGCACCTGCTGCAGACGGGCCGGTTGATGGCGGAACCATCGTCCTTAGCACATTCTCCGATATTGTTAATATTAACCCTCTCTTAGTCAATGACACTGCTTCGGGTGATGTAGCGCAGTTCGTCTTTGCCAAACTGTATAACCTGGACCGCGGAGGCAATGTAACCCCGGAAGATTGGTCTTTGGCTGCAGAACTTCCGGTTATCTCTGAAGATGGACTGACTTACACTGTGAAATTAAAAGATACAATTAAATGGAGTGACGGACAGCCAATCACTGCTGATGATGTAGTGTATACAATTGAAACCGGCAAGAATCCGGAAACAGGTTCTCCGCTGATCAGTGCGTATGACAAGGTGAAGACGGTAGAGAAGGTCGATGACCATACCGTGAAATTCACTTTATCCCAGATTTACGCACCGTTCCTGTACTCGCTGGTTCAAGAAATTGTTCCCGCACATGTTCTCAAGGATGTAAAGCCGACTGAAATCCAAACGAATGCCTATGGTACGGACCCGGCCAAGACCGTAACAAGCGGACCATGGAAATGGACAGCATGGAAGCAAGGCGAAAGTCACACCCTTGATGCTGATCCGAACTACTGGGGTACTGTTAAACCTCATATTGCTCAAATCGTCTACAAAATCTATGCCGACCAGAACACTGAGGTTCAAGCGATCATGAAGGGCGACACTGACCATATCAGTGCGATTCCGGTAACTCAGGTTGAAGCAGTTAAGGCTGCCGGCACGGTTGATATTATCCAGAAGCCGGGCGCGCAGTATGAATATATTAATTTCAACTTTGACGGCAAGAATTTCCCTGACGGATACGGCCTGTTCCAGGGACAGAAGACCAGACAGGCAATTGCTCACGCAGTGAACCGTCAAGGTATGGTAGACAATATCCTCAAGGGCGTAGGCGCACTGATGAACGCTCCGTTCCTGCCGGATACCTGGGCTGACCCGGGCGATGCAGCTGTGAACTATGACTACAGTGCAGACAAAGCGAAGGCACTGCTTGCTGAAGACGGCTGGGTTGCCGGCAAAGACGGTATTCTCGTTAAAGACGGACACCGCTTCTCGTTTGAACTGCAGTACAATGCCGGTAACAGCCGCCGTGAGCAGGTAGCCGCAGTTATCCAGCAGAACCTGAAGGATGTTGGTATTGAAGTAACGCCTAAGGCTATCGACTTTGCAGCTTGGATCGACCAGAACGTAACACCGGGTAAATATCAGGCCCTGCTGCTGGCATGGTCCCTGAATACTCCGGATCCGGATGCTGAAAGTATCTTCTCCTCCAAATACTTCCCGCCGGCTGGACAGAACAGCGGCTGGTATAAGAACGAGAAGCTGGATCAGCTGTGGATCGATGGTTACTCCACTGTTGACCAGAATGAACGTAAAGAAATCTACAAAGAAGTAGGTAAAGAAATTTCTACAGATCTTCCTTATGTATTCCTCTATCAATACGGTCAGGCTATCGGAACAGGACCTAGAGTTCACTGGGCAGAGGAAGATAAGCCTGAGCCATCCCTTGGCTATGGACAGTTCTTCCATGCTATCAAATGGTGGGTAACCGAGTAA
- a CDS encoding FtsX-like permease family protein encodes MKKRALWKDVFREISRTKARFLSIFAIIMLGVSFFAGIKSAGPDMLDTAATYYKELQLMDLRVQSTYGLTEKSVEELRGVDGVQTVQPGYSSDVFLGNSGLIGKVVSYSGDNQLNGYKVTAGHLPEASGEIVLDEHLRQEGLFALGDSITFSGEADGDLAETFRTVSYTVVGFAQSPQYIETTNRGTSRIGKGTADAFAVIPEEDFNLPVYSEVYLSFKDTAAETAYTPAYDALVERHTAEVEDALGDFPQQRLEELQAEAAAMLGAQQQQAASGAQTDAQQQAAPELPKVYVTDRTINAGYAEYKDNADRLSAIASAFPVFFFLIAALVSLTTMTRMVEEQRLQIGTMKALGYGPLDIMTKFLVYGTLASLTASIAGLAVGFTLFPDIIYNAYSQLYNLPDVIKSFYPDYAVVSIIVALVCTAMTAMIASRVELRSNASVLMRPKAPKSGQRILLERFGFLWTRLSFVQKVTARNLFRYKQRMFMTVIGVAGCTALILTGFGLKDSIGSIAGKQFGGIMKYSALVAFHDNAAAEDSDAYAQLIQEEPAVTGTLDVLQEAMTVRAKGVNDQGVRIFVPSEVQTLDAFIALQDRITDEHKTLADDGAIITEKLAKLYDLVPGDRLSVLDSNNEEFEIRVAAVTENYVLHYMYMTPAYYTEVFGEKPVYNTQLLNYSKQDRQWEDEFGGRLTANGQVAMVTFSSGVGEAFDGTMDSMDVVIVVLIVSAAALAFVVLYNLTNINVSERVRELSTIKVLGFYDQEVTMYIYRENILLTLLGIISGNALGIVLHRFVLSTAELDATMFAPLIKWQSYVYAALLTLLFSGIVMLFMHLKLKRIHMIEALKSVE; translated from the coding sequence ATGAAGAAACGGGCATTATGGAAGGATGTTTTCCGGGAGATCAGCCGTACCAAAGCAAGGTTTCTCTCCATCTTTGCGATTATTATGCTGGGGGTAAGCTTCTTTGCCGGGATCAAATCGGCAGGGCCGGATATGCTGGACACGGCTGCAACATATTATAAGGAACTGCAGCTGATGGATTTGCGGGTGCAGTCCACCTATGGGCTGACAGAGAAGAGCGTGGAAGAGCTGCGCGGGGTTGACGGGGTACAGACCGTTCAGCCCGGCTACAGCTCGGATGTATTTCTGGGGAACAGCGGATTAATCGGCAAGGTGGTCTCCTACTCCGGTGATAATCAATTGAACGGGTATAAGGTGACAGCCGGACATCTGCCGGAGGCTTCCGGAGAAATTGTACTGGATGAGCACCTGCGGCAGGAGGGGCTGTTCGCACTCGGCGATTCCATCACGTTCAGCGGGGAGGCTGACGGTGATCTGGCTGAGACATTCCGGACGGTATCCTACACAGTCGTCGGCTTTGCACAGAGCCCGCAATACATTGAGACAACGAACCGCGGAACGAGCCGGATCGGCAAAGGAACGGCAGATGCGTTCGCCGTCATTCCGGAAGAAGACTTCAACCTTCCTGTATATTCGGAGGTGTACCTCAGCTTCAAGGATACTGCTGCGGAAACGGCTTATACACCGGCCTATGATGCACTGGTCGAGCGGCATACCGCCGAAGTTGAAGACGCGCTCGGGGATTTCCCGCAGCAGCGTCTGGAGGAGCTGCAGGCAGAAGCTGCAGCAATGCTGGGTGCACAGCAGCAGCAGGCGGCGTCTGGAGCGCAGACGGATGCACAACAACAGGCAGCGCCTGAGCTGCCGAAGGTATACGTGACAGACCGGACAATTAATGCGGGCTATGCGGAGTACAAGGATAATGCGGACCGCCTGTCCGCCATTGCTTCGGCGTTCCCGGTCTTCTTCTTCCTGATTGCCGCGCTGGTCAGCTTAACGACGATGACCCGGATGGTGGAGGAGCAGCGTCTGCAGATCGGCACCATGAAGGCGCTGGGGTACGGGCCGCTCGATATCATGACGAAATTTCTGGTCTATGGCACACTGGCGAGTCTTACTGCGTCCATTGCCGGACTTGCGGTCGGGTTCACCCTGTTCCCGGATATTATCTATAATGCATACTCGCAGCTCTACAACCTGCCGGATGTAATCAAGAGCTTCTATCCGGATTACGCCGTTGTATCGATTATAGTAGCTCTGGTGTGTACAGCGATGACGGCGATGATTGCTTCCCGGGTGGAACTGCGCAGTAATGCGTCTGTGCTGATGCGGCCCAAAGCGCCGAAGAGCGGCCAGCGTATTCTGCTGGAACGGTTCGGCTTTCTGTGGACACGGCTCAGCTTTGTCCAGAAGGTGACTGCAAGGAATCTGTTCCGCTACAAGCAGCGGATGTTCATGACGGTTATTGGTGTGGCAGGCTGTACTGCACTGATACTGACCGGCTTCGGGCTGAAGGATTCCATTGGCAGCATTGCCGGCAAGCAGTTCGGCGGGATTATGAAATACAGCGCGCTCGTTGCTTTCCATGACAATGCGGCGGCAGAGGACAGTGATGCCTATGCACAACTGATTCAGGAGGAGCCAGCGGTTACGGGAACTCTGGATGTGCTTCAAGAGGCGATGACGGTCCGGGCCAAGGGGGTTAACGATCAGGGGGTACGGATCTTCGTGCCCTCTGAGGTCCAGACGCTGGACGCATTCATTGCGCTGCAGGACCGGATTACGGATGAGCATAAGACACTGGCAGATGATGGCGCCATTATTACCGAGAAGCTCGCGAAGCTGTATGATCTTGTCCCCGGTGACCGCCTGAGTGTTCTCGACAGCAACAACGAGGAATTTGAGATCAGGGTGGCTGCGGTTACCGAGAATTATGTTCTGCATTATATGTATATGACACCGGCGTATTATACTGAGGTTTTTGGTGAGAAGCCGGTCTACAACACTCAGTTGCTGAACTACAGCAAGCAGGACAGGCAATGGGAGGACGAGTTCGGCGGGAGATTAACTGCGAACGGGCAGGTGGCGATGGTTACCTTTTCCAGCGGAGTGGGCGAAGCCTTTGACGGGACCATGGATAGCATGGATGTCGTAATTGTTGTACTGATTGTATCTGCCGCTGCCCTGGCCTTCGTAGTGCTGTATAACCTGACGAATATCAATGTGTCTGAACGGGTCCGCGAATTGTCTACCATTAAGGTGCTGGGCTTCTACGATCAGGAGGTCACCATGTATATCTACCGGGAGAACATCCTGTTAACCCTGCTCGGGATCATCTCCGGCAATGCGCTGGGAATTGTGCTGCACCGGTTCGTTCTGTCTACAGCTGAGCTGGATGCCACGATGTTCGCCCCATTGATCAAATGGCAGAGTTATGTGTATGCGGCGTTACTGACCTTGCTGTTCTCAGGAATAGTTATGCTGTTCATGCATCTTAAGCTGAAACGGATTCATATGATTGAAGCGCTGAAGTCGGTGGAGTAG